The nucleotide sequence tgatttttttatgcatgATGAGTTCATTTAATCGAGTGAAAGTGGGTTTTCAACGGGTacgtaaaatgttttaaattaaaaaaatcgcattttttcgcaaactttcaatttttttaaattgacttcacgaaataatgccatcccaattttttaatatgtagttcagcatgaaaatttgtccataataatattaatttcagaattttttagagtcggaacgatacaaaaactacgttttgaaacttttccagctaatttttcgtacgaagaaaggtggcaacactgatttttatgatatcactaaaaagcctttcaaaccccctaactattgaaaaaagttccattttggtagatatTGCAGTTAtagagtaatccactgctgaaatggacgatatttcaagttcactgaaaactttgacagcCCCTgcagcctttaaaaatgggctaggggctgcgatttgcgccattagtcatcccttcggaaggtctttcctttgaaaaatttcaaaaaaatcgccgacttcccctttaccacttcttggtcgaattgacgtggaatgacccatggGCTTATGAATGGCATATTTAAGAATAAATTTGATGACGTCATAAGTACatgtgttcagcgtcaccaaaaacatactatttcatgtgtcgcacgaacaaaacactttttcaaacttttccccCATTTGGGAaagtgctgggggccgtggatggggtccaattgaaaatctgacgtcatattcgtgttcagcgtcatgaaaaacatacaattcgatatatcgcatgccCCGCATTtctgtttgaaagttttgcccaaatttggaggagggggtgctccccaaccattaaaagatcccatctcgaaaattgaatatttcaaaattatgacaattttttcaaaattttaaatggtagctttcACTTACagcgcaattttgaaatttgaactttcaacttttgaaaatttcaaaataggtacttcaacAGTTTAGAATGCAacaccctttcgaactgtgaaatcagttttgatcaaagtttcatagctttggaggcatACGCTGCTGAACTTGAGTACCTCAAAACAATGTGAAAATCTGGGATgtacaaaaatatacctactggtATTTGTATGCCATTATTGGTACTCGGTACAGCTTTGAAACCGGTACAATACCGTTACCTATAGCTTgcttttcacaatttcgagtgaaaaaaaagtaaatcaaaAAAGCGATTATTTCAGAACCAGCTATATAATGAAACAAGCCATTagttattcgctgattgcaaaaggatttttgctttttcttaGTTGCTTACTTGCTTTttagttagtttttttttttgttgtaaatttgATTACCTACAGCTGTTACAGCCAAAAGCAAGAATCAAGAAATTTACAGAGATGATGTAGGTACttgcaaaagttgaaagaaagctgaataaataaataaagcttAAGTATGGCTAGCTTTTAGTTTTTCAATCTTATAGCTTTGGCTAGCTTCaagcttttagcttttatattttacattaatttattaattaacaAATTTCACAAtcacctttttttaaataagccTACTTTACAAGTGTAGGTATTTCTATttgggtacctactacctacattttatatttttcaactttcaagttattTATCAATTAAAAAACTATTTGGTATTCGacataaaacattttgaatgaataataattattgatgaaaaaatatcattaaaataaataataaaaacatagGTAGTATTATTAATCTAAttccaaattataaaatctCTTAACTGGCAATGATAAACACTAATCACATATTGCATTggctacaaattgaaaaaaaccctAAGATTAAAATCAATATTGCAATAGGAGTTTTAGCTGCTATAGCAGCAAAAACCCTAATGACCTCTACTtacaatatgtaggtattgtaaaaataattgaagccccccacccacccTCTGAGGGgtctgggaccaaactgattatGGATTTCTTACTTATtaggtgggtagacattgtaaaaaaatttgatcgaaatcgaagaacatgactcaaaaacgttggtcaaattgaggtggaatggccctaaaaaaaaaggataatttttgtcatttttcatatataaaaacacgattttctcaaaaaaaaggttttctgaCATGGTATGGTATCACTCAGAGCGTCACATATAAAGAATACTAGTTGTGGAGTGAAAAGTTCACTTTTCTAAGggtaaaatttcgcaagaagAAGAATAATTGATAGGCAACTTATGTTATAAAACAGGGCTGAAAAccgtttgaatttgaattggttGTGAATGTTGTGATGGTGGTGGTTCTTACCCTTAGAAAATAAAAGTGGTTCTCGGTTTCGGTTCCCATGGTTCCCAAAATGTTCTCAGACGTGGCTTTGAAATGGTTTTGATTTGGTTCCAAAAGGTACCTTTCACATTGTTCCTCCAAAAcggttctcaatttttttcaaactcaaatggTTCTGGTGGTTCCTTTTAGTTCTCCTTTGATGTTTTGCTGGTGGTGCTGGTGGTTCCACCAATCAAAAAACGTTTCCAAATGGTTCCTggtccaaaaaatgacaaaaaattgaaaatttgaaaaaaatccctctTAATGATAAGGGAACCAAAAAGAACCGATTCCTGTTCTGAAAAGGGTTCTGATGATTTttcgtatttgaaattattcgaaatcTGGTTCTGGTTCTTGTAATGGTTattcttttctttaaaaattcaaattggtaCTAAATGGTTCCAAAGTTATTCGAATTCATTTTGTATGGTCGTGGTTCTTTTAGgaattttcttttccaaattttgaaacggttCTGATGGTTCTGGTTCTCATTTCagctgaccaaaaaaaagcggTTTTGGTGACTCCAAACAGTTCTTGTTCCGAACGGTTTTCAACCCTGTTATAAATACTGAAGTGAACTGATGATTAAATGCTAGTAAAATCCTGCAGATAAATTAAATAGGGCTCAACGTCAAGTTATAGTCTTACTTAAGAATGGATTTCTTGTTCCAACACAGTTTGACATAGTAGTAAGTAgagtaggttaggtaggtacctatctattgtgaaaattgaagaagaaaaaaaaaggaattttgcATGCATAATACTCGTACGAAGGAATAGGAGTGCTCCTTAttcgtgtacctacttattcctcATATCTATTAGGTATACTACATACTCAgatttttttcctgataatttTCACGAGTTCTATAGATAGACTTTAGACACCGTTAAATTTATGGTTTTCGTAGCATTTTTTCCACCAAAGGTACACACGTGGTGTTTTTCACATTGgttcaaaataaaacattgaAGCTAAAATTCCGCCAAATTGAAGCTTGCGTGAGAATCGTGAGAACAGAGAGAACGAACGCTCTCTATATGCCGACGTCTTCGTTAGTGATATTTTTGTACACACGTTTCCCTCTTCCCCTCCAAGGTAGCTTGTTCAAAACACCGTGATAACATAACGTTATCAGTGAATAATAATGTTTGAAGAGAAATTCTTAAAGTAATGTTAAATGTATGAATTTTAATTGAACACTTTCATTGTTTAATCTAAACTGCGCGAGTGCATTAGTATTACTTAccgattatttgaaaatttcacacaatggcttttaaaattctccaaaatcgatttatttctTGCTGTGATACTAGTTTATCGAATATTTCTGTGTTAAGTTCGCCGGTCTTTCGtggaaattccagaaaatgtaagtagtatttttgttcaattccTTATAATAATACTGCTACATCACCTACATATTCCATATTGAGAgctttaatttattattttacaaatagATGGAACTGATATTGGTAAAAGAATCGTTGTTCAGAACTCGGTTGTCGATATGGATGGCGATGAGATGACTAGAATTATATGGGCTAAAATTAAAGACTCGTTGATATTTCCGTATGTCAAAGTAATGATTTCCTACGATTTTAACAATtcataaaattcagttttaaatgaaaatgatggCTAAACATGGCATGGGTTTCAGGTGAACGCTTTATATTATGATTTAGGATTACCACATAGAGATTCGACAAATGATCAAGTTACTATCGATGCAGCATTAGCTGTTAAAGAGCATAACGTTGGTATTAAATGTGCTACGATAACACCAGATGAAGCTAGAGTTGAAGGTATGAGTACTCTCGAGTTGATAAACTAGTATCGTATACATACAATGAAACTAGTATCATATACATACAATGAAGTTGTCATCATTCTATTATTATTAcagaatttaaattgaaaaaaatgtggctAAGTCCAAACGGTACTATTCGAAATATACTCGGAGGTACGGTGTTTAGAGAACCTATAATATGTaaaacgattccaaaaatagtaCCTGGTTGGACATCAGCTATAGTCGTAGGTAGACATGCTCATGGAGATCAATATAAAGCTACTGATTATGTTGTGAAGAAACCTGGTAAAGTAAGTTATATTCGAACTCTTTCTACAATATTGTATTTTGATGATGCAGAGACAGTATTcagtgtgtgtgtgttttttttaataggtagaaTTAGTGTACACGAGTGAAACCGGCGAACAAGAACGATTTACAGTGTTTGATTTCAAATCACCTGGTGTTACTTTAGCTATGTATAACACCGACGAATCAATTATAGATTTTGCACATTCGAGTTTTCAAGTGAGTATCGTctagggttttttttttagtcattggGTTATTGAAAATAGTGaagtatttttacattttattcttttgaatta is from Planococcus citri chromosome 1, ihPlaCitr1.1, whole genome shotgun sequence and encodes:
- the LOC135831529 gene encoding isocitrate dehydrogenase [NADP], mitochondrial-like, which encodes MAFKILQNRFISCCDTSLSNISVLSSPVFRGNSRKYGTDIGKRIVVQNSVVDMDGDEMTRIIWAKIKDSLIFPYVKVNALYYDLGLPHRDSTNDQVTIDAALAVKEHNVGIKCATITPDEARVEEFKLKKMWLSPNGTIRNILGGTVFREPIICKTIPKIVPGWTSAIVVGRHAHGDQYKATDYVVKKPGKVELVYTSETGEQERFTVFDFKSPGVTLAMYNTDESIIDFAHSSFQMALQKKWPLYLSTKNTILKKYDGKFKDIFQEIYERDYKTKFEENKIWYEHRLIDDMVAQTLKSSGGFIWACKNYDGDVQSDIVAQGYGSLGLMTSVLVCPDGKTIESEAAHGTVTRHYRQYQKGLPTSTNPIASIFAWTRGLKHRATLDSNTELDRFSVLLEEACVDCVDSGKMTKDLAACIHGLANVKDTMYLNTDDFILAVKDTLDQKLKS